In Streptomyces erythrochromogenes, the DNA window CGCTGATCCCGGCGGCGGTGGAGGAGGCCGCCCGTCACGACACCGCCATCCAGGCCTTCCGGCGGACCACCACCCGCCCGGTGACCCTGGGCGGTACGGAACTGCCCGCCGGGGCCGCCGTCCTGGTGGCGTACGGTGCGGCCAACCGCGACGAGGAGCGGTACGAGCGGGCCGGCGAGTTCGACATCACGCGCCCCGTGAACCGGCAGCACCTCGCCTTCGGGCACGGCCCGCACGGCTGCCCCGGATCCCGGCTGGCGCGCGAACAACTCCGCCTCACGCTCGAACTGCTGACGAGCCGCATGCCGGGGCTGCGGCCGGCCCCCGGCCGTCCGCGGCCGCGGATGCGGCCCACCCTGATCCACCGGTCGCCGGAGGCGCTGCACGTGACCTGGTGAACAGGAGCGGGCGAGGCCGTGTCCGGGGCTCCGGTTGTTTCCGGAACATGGCAGTCGCGTGGCAGGTCCGCCGGGATCCGGCCGGAGTGCCCCGCGGGTGCCTACCATCCCCGGCATGGCTCCGGCGTCGCGTGCCGTACCGCACCCCGTGCGGCGCGCCGCCGGGCCTCCCCTCCGCTCCCCCACGCCAAGGACCAGGTCCGCCATGAGCGTCCCCACCTCACTCGACGTCGAGCAGGCGCGTCCGCGGCTGCGCGAGCTGACCGTCGTCGACGTCCGCACGCCGGGCGAGTTCGCCTCCGGCCACCTCCCGAACGCCCTCAACGTGCCCCTGGACCGGCTCGTGCGGAGCCTGCCGGAGCTGCGGCCGGCCGCCGACCGCAGCCCGCTGCTGATCGTGTGCGCCTCGGGAGCCCGCTCGGACAGCGCGGTCCGAACCCTGTCGTCCCACGGCATCCCCGCGTCGAGCCTCGCAGGCGGCACGGAGGCCTGGGCGGCCGGCGGCCACGCCCTGGAGTACCCCGGCGGCGGCGCCCGGCCGCGGGCCGTGTGGGCGATGGAACGCCAGGTCCGCTTGGCTGCGGGCTCCCTCGTGCTGCTCGGTCTGCTCCTCGGGCTGCTCCTCCACCCGGCCTTCTCGCTGCTGTCCGCGGCGATCGGGGGCGGGCTGGTCTTCTCCGCGCTCACCGGGACCTGCGGGATGGCGGTCGTACTCGGCAGGCTTGCGTTCAACCGGCGCGGTGCCGGAGTACGGCCCTGAAATCCGACTCCGAGGTCCGGACTGAGGTCCGGCCCCGGGTGCGGCAACCTCCCGGGGGCCCGCAGCGTCCTTGCGTACAGGACCCGCCGGCCGAGACGGCGCGTGCACCGCGGAGAGGAACATGTGATGAGTGAGAAGGCCCGTCGGTTGTTCGACGCCCTCGACCTCGACCAGGACGGCACCCTGACACGGGCCGAGGTCATCGGCGCCCTGCGCTCCAAGGGACCGACCCTCGCCGCGCAGGGGGCGATCCCCTTCTGGGGCGTGGGGGACACCGAGGAATCCTCGGCGCTCTTCGACGCGGCCGACCAGAACGGGGACCGCGTGCTGAGCTTCGAGGAGTTCGCGGCCGTGGTCGACCGCCGCTTCGGCTGGTAGCCGCCGCAGCGTCCGGCGGGCGGCCGTCCCGCGTGCGGCGCCCGCCGGGCGGCGGGAGAATGGCAGGGGCGGCGGGGCGCCGACGCGGGCGGTTACGGCCCCGGCCGGCCCGCGGCACGGCCGACCGGACGGGGCGGACGAGTCAGGTGATCGCACATGTGCCGGTGGCTGGCGTATTCGGGAACCCCCGTGCTCCTCGACACCATCCTGTACAAACCCGCCCACTCGCTGATCGACCAGAGCCTCCACTCGAAGCTGGGCGTGGAGACGACCAACGGCGACGGCTTCGGCATCGGCTGGTATCCGGACGGCGGCAGCGGCGACGGCACGCCCGCCCTCATGAGGGACGTCGGTCCCGCATGGAACAACCGCAACCTGCGGGAGCTCTCGGACCACGTCACCTCCCCCGTGTTCTTCGCCCACATCCGGGCGTCGACGGGTACGGCGGTTCAGCAGACGAACTGTCACCCGTTCCGGCACGGCCGGTGGATGTGGATGCACAACGGGGCCGTCGCCGGCTTCCACGCCATGCGGCGCGACCTCGCCCTGCTCGTCGACCCCGCGCTGTTCGGGGAGATCGAGGGGACGACGGACTCCGAGGTGATGTTCTACCTGGCGCTCACCTTCGGCCTGGAGGAGGATCCTCCGGGCGCCGTCGCCAGGATGGTGGGGGTGGTGGAGCGGGTCGGCCGCGAGCACGGCGTGGAGTACCCCATGCAGATGACGGTGGCCGTCACCAACGGGACCGCCGTGTGGGCCTTCCGCTACTCCAGCCAGGGCGCCTCGCGGTCGCTCTTCTACAGCAGCCGGGTGGACACGCTGCGCAGGCTGCACCCCGACATCCGCTTCCTCCAGGGCGTGTCCGACGAGACCCGCCTCGTGGTGTCCGAGCCCCTCGGCGATCTGCCCGGGGCGTGGAACGAGGTGCCGGAGAGCAGTTACGGCGTCGTGCAGCCGGGTGAGGACGGGCTCTACCCCTTCACCCCGCTGGCGGCCTGACCTCCGTCCGGACTTCCGTGCGGGGCGACGGCACGGCGGTGGAGGTGGCGACGCGGGGCAGGGCGTAAGGGTGCTTCTCGGCGAGCCAGGCGACCAGTTGTTCGCGCACCTCACAGCGGGCGGTCCACAGCCGGTCCGGGTCCTTGGCGGTGACGATCGCCCGCACCACGATGGTGGTGGGGGTGGTGTCGGTGACGGACAGGTCCCAGGCGCGGCCGTCCCACGCCTCGCAGCCGTCGAGGATCTCCTTCAGCTTCTCGCGCAGGAGGGCGACGGGTGCGGTGTGGTCGCAGTGGAGGAAGACCGTGCCGGTCATCTGGATGCCGCCGCGGGACCAGTTCTCGAAGGGCCGGGAGGTGAAGTACGAGACGGGCATGGTGATCCGGCGCTCGTCCCAGGTGCGCACGGCGATCAGCGTGAGCGTCACCTCCTCGACCACGCCCCACTCCCCGTCGACGACGACGGTGTCGCCGATGCGCACCATGTCGCCGAACGCGATCTGGAACCCGGCGAAGACGTTGCCGAGGGTGGACTGGGCGGC includes these proteins:
- a CDS encoding rhodanese-like domain-containing protein, with translation MSVPTSLDVEQARPRLRELTVVDVRTPGEFASGHLPNALNVPLDRLVRSLPELRPAADRSPLLIVCASGARSDSAVRTLSSHGIPASSLAGGTEAWAAGGHALEYPGGGARPRAVWAMERQVRLAAGSLVLLGLLLGLLLHPAFSLLSAAIGGGLVFSALTGTCGMAVVLGRLAFNRRGAGVRP
- a CDS encoding EF-hand domain-containing protein; this translates as MSEKARRLFDALDLDQDGTLTRAEVIGALRSKGPTLAAQGAIPFWGVGDTEESSALFDAADQNGDRVLSFEEFAAVVDRRFGW
- a CDS encoding class II glutamine amidotransferase; protein product: MCRWLAYSGTPVLLDTILYKPAHSLIDQSLHSKLGVETTNGDGFGIGWYPDGGSGDGTPALMRDVGPAWNNRNLRELSDHVTSPVFFAHIRASTGTAVQQTNCHPFRHGRWMWMHNGAVAGFHAMRRDLALLVDPALFGEIEGTTDSEVMFYLALTFGLEEDPPGAVARMVGVVERVGREHGVEYPMQMTVAVTNGTAVWAFRYSSQGASRSLFYSSRVDTLRRLHPDIRFLQGVSDETRLVVSEPLGDLPGAWNEVPESSYGVVQPGEDGLYPFTPLAA
- a CDS encoding mechanosensitive ion channel family protein produces the protein MNSFVRLLAVLGGSVLLTLVVGRLADLLLRRADARHPETPLWNMLRRCGPSVRVLLFTAVLRGAYRQIEWQPLRDHEAAVGRTLTLVLIGAGAWCVVGVASAVVESSYARYALGTRDPSRVRRVRTQVTLIRRIVTAVVAVVAAAAMLLTFPAFRAVGTSVLASAGIIGIVAGVAAQSTLGNVFAGFQIAFGDMVRIGDTVVVDGEWGVVEEVTLTLIAVRTWDERRITMPVSYFTSRPFENWSRGGIQMTGTVFLHCDHTAPVALLREKLKEILDGCEAWDGRAWDLSVTDTTPTTIVVRAIVTAKDPDRLWTARCEVREQLVAWLAEKHPYALPRVATSTAVPSPRTEVRTEVRPPAG